The following are encoded together in the Tripterygium wilfordii isolate XIE 37 chromosome 3, ASM1340144v1, whole genome shotgun sequence genome:
- the LOC119995073 gene encoding tropinone reductase homolog isoform X2 yields the protein MAEQEQRRREQRWSLKGMTALVTGGTRGIGYATVEELAGFGAKVHTCSRNQNQLNERIQEWKIKGFQVSGSVCDLNSRDQREKLIQTVSSVFDGKLNIFINNAATVTLKDYRNYTQEDYAMMMGSNVESPLHFCQLAYPLLKASGNASIVFISSIGGIIALPKTSVYAATKGYGS from the exons ATGGCAGAGCAAGAGCAGCGTCGCAGGGAACAAAGATGGTCTCTGAAGGGCATGACTGCCCTTGTCACTGGTGGCACTAGAGGCATTGG aTATGCCACTGTAGAAGAGCTGGCAGGATTTGGAGCAAAAGTGCACACTTGTTCCCGTAACCAGAATCAGCTCAATGAGAGGATACAAGAATGGAAGATTAAGGGGTTTCAAGTAAGTGGTTCAGTTTGTGACCTGAATTCTAGAGACCAGAGAGAGAAGCTGATCCAGACTGTCTCTTCTGTTTTTGATGGCAAGCTCAACATTTTT ATAAACAATGCTGCAACGGTAACACTAAAAGATTACAGAAACTATACTCAAGAGGATTATGCAATGATGATGGGTAGCAATGTTGAGTCTCCTCTTCATTTTTGTCAACTTGCATATCCTCTGTTGAAAGCTTCTGGGAATGCAAGTATTGTATTCATCTCATCCATTGGAGGCATTATCGCTCTTCCAAAAACCTCTGTTTATGCAGCAACAAAAG GTTATGGATCTTGA
- the LOC119995073 gene encoding tropinone reductase homolog isoform X1 codes for MAEQEQRRREQRWSLKGMTALVTGGTRGIGYATVEELAGFGAKVHTCSRNQNQLNERIQEWKIKGFQVSGSVCDLNSRDQREKLIQTVSSVFDGKLNIFINNAATVTLKDYRNYTQEDYAMMMGSNVESPLHFCQLAYPLLKASGNASIVFISSIGGIIALPKTSVYAATKGAINQMTRSLACEWAKDEIRTNSVAPWGVRTTIMNQERVMDLDTGKAYMGAVSRTPISRKADPWEVSSLVAFLCLPAASYITGQIICVDGGYTVSGF; via the exons ATGGCAGAGCAAGAGCAGCGTCGCAGGGAACAAAGATGGTCTCTGAAGGGCATGACTGCCCTTGTCACTGGTGGCACTAGAGGCATTGG aTATGCCACTGTAGAAGAGCTGGCAGGATTTGGAGCAAAAGTGCACACTTGTTCCCGTAACCAGAATCAGCTCAATGAGAGGATACAAGAATGGAAGATTAAGGGGTTTCAAGTAAGTGGTTCAGTTTGTGACCTGAATTCTAGAGACCAGAGAGAGAAGCTGATCCAGACTGTCTCTTCTGTTTTTGATGGCAAGCTCAACATTTTT ATAAACAATGCTGCAACGGTAACACTAAAAGATTACAGAAACTATACTCAAGAGGATTATGCAATGATGATGGGTAGCAATGTTGAGTCTCCTCTTCATTTTTGTCAACTTGCATATCCTCTGTTGAAAGCTTCTGGGAATGCAAGTATTGTATTCATCTCATCCATTGGAGGCATTATCGCTCTTCCAAAAACCTCTGTTTATGCAGCAACAAAAG GTGCAATAAACCAAATGACCAGGAGCTTGGCATGTGAATGGGCAAAGGACGAGATTCGCACAAACAGTGTTGCACCCTGGGGTGTCAGAACAACAATTATGAATCAAGAACGT GTTATGGATCTTGATACGGGAAAGGCTTATATGGGAGCTGTATCTCGGACTCCGATCAGCCGCAAGGCAGACCCTTGGGAGGTATCATCTCTGGTGGCATTCCTCTGTCTTCCAGCGGCTTCGTATATAACTGGGCAGATCATTTGTGTTGATGGTGGATACACGGTTTCTGGATTTTAA
- the LOC119984550 gene encoding zinc finger protein 10 — protein sequence MEQARYWMWTKHKPSLSTSSHLQASTAAIDDSSWEEQAFAEDASGPLGGCIWPPRSYSCSFCRREFRSAQALGGHMNVHRRDRARLKQSPSHDHPPHHEILQQDRPHNHQNHQYFNYLPSTSHYSSSIGFPYPSQICTLVCNPNPNLDPMNILPSPSSPSTISAPLLAQENCSERNFFPSKSPKTSPPPRSDSRTIEKERNSRIQASGYKSKVEYLKTDLSVSLNLVVRRTCPSLSDGQEEADMAGCKRRRSDHHASPLPFFLKRRAVDVQYVQGGDKCDFISPTSRDDLDLELRLGDPPKVK from the coding sequence aTGGAGCAGGCAAGGTACTGGATGTGGACTAAGCATAAACCAAGTTTGAGTACTTCTTCACATCTCCAAGCATCGACCGCCGCGATCGATGATTCTTCATGGGAAGAACAAGCTTTTGCAGAAGATGCATCTGGACCTCTTGGAGGGTGTATATGGCCTCCAAGGTCTTATTCTTGCAGCTTTTGTAGAAGAGAATTCAGATCAGCACAAGCTCTAGGTGGTCACATGAATGTCCACAGGCGAGACAGAGCTAGACTAAAGCAATCTCCAAGTCATGACCATCCACCACACCATGAAATTCTTCAACAAGATCGACCTCATAATCATCAAAACCACCAATATTTCAATTACCTTCCAAGTACTTCTCATTATTCATCATCTATAGGGTTTCCATACCCATCTCAGATTTGTACTTTGGTTtgtaaccctaaccctaatctTGATCCAATGAATATTCTTCCTTCACCATCGTCACCTTCTACAATTTCAGCTCCACTACTTGCTCAAGAGAATTGTAGCGAACGcaattttttcccttcaaaGTCTCCAAAAACATCCCCTCCACCGCGGTCGGATTCAAGGACTATTGAAAAGGAGAGAAATTCAAGAATTCAAGCATCTGGATACAAGAGCAAGGTGGAGTATTTGAAGACGGATTTGTCGGTGAGTTTGAATTTGGTTGTTCGAAGAACTTGTCCCAGCTTATCGGACGGACAAGAGGAGGCGGACATGGCGGGGTGCAAGAGAAGGCGAAGCGATCATCATGCATCTCCATTGCCTTTTTTCCTCAAGAGAAGAGCAGTTGATGTGCAATATGTACAAGGTGGAGATAAGTGTGACTTCATTAGCCCTACCTCCAGGGATGACTTAGATCTTGAACTCAGGCTCGGTGACCCTCCTAAGGTAAagtag